A genomic stretch from Suncus etruscus isolate mSunEtr1 chromosome 17, mSunEtr1.pri.cur, whole genome shotgun sequence includes:
- the SPRN gene encoding shadow of prion protein, which yields MTRTAAACWALLLVAASLCDYGAAKGGRGGARGSARGGLRGGARGASRVRVRPAPRFSGSSARLAAAGAAAGAGAAAAAGLAAGGAWRRAPGPGQPALHDDEDAGAGWNRTVYSYLVLISASGPAAGPSLGLLLGSALVARGLRGL from the coding sequence ATGACCCGGACGGCGGCCGCGTGCTGGGCTCTCCTGCTGGTCGCTGCCTCCCTCTGCGACTACGGCGCGGCCAAGGGCGGCCGTGGAGGGGCGCGGGGCAGCGCGCGCGGCGGGCTCCGGGGAGGCGCGCGCGGGGCCTCGCGGGTGCGGGTGCGCCCTGCGCCCCGCTTCTCCGGCTCCTCGGCTCGCTTGGCCGCGGccggggcggcggcgggggccggggcggcggcggcggccgggctGGCGGCGGGAGGGGCCTGGCGGCGCGCCCCGGGCCCGGGCCAGCCCGCCCTGCACGACGACGAGGACGCGGGCGCCGGCTGGAACCGGACCGTGTACAGCTACCTGGTGCTGATCTCGGCCTCCGGACCCGCCGCCGGCCCCAGCCTCGGCCTGCTGCTGGGCAGTGCGCTCGTTGCCCGCGGCCTCCGAGGCCTTTAG
- the LOC126033491 gene encoding olfactory receptor 226-like — protein MNSTKQVVTEFILLGFPELDHLRGLLFGLFLTIYVGTVLENLLVVVTVYTSQQLHTPMYFFLANLSVLEILYTTVTVPKLLASLLTLDKTISFSGCLTQLFLFISLCSSECFLLSTMACDRYLAICRPLHYPAIMDSKLCLQLALCVWLGGFLASFVSVMLISRLSFCGPNTLNHFFCDISPLLQLSCSDTTTIELLDFAVALAVLATSLLVTIVSYMHILATVLRVPGSTGRQKAFSTCASHLAVVAIFYTATIFMYARPRAISSFDLNKFVSVIYSVVTPLLNPIIYCLRNRDIRGALEKLLR, from the coding sequence ATGAACAGCACGAAGCAGGTAGTGACCGAATTCATCCTGCTGGGCTTCCCAGAGCTGGACCACCTTCGGGGACTGCTCTTTGGCTTGTTCCTCACCATTTATGTGGGCACTGTCCTGGAGAACCTGCTGGTGGTGGTGACGGTGTACACCAGCCAACAACTGCACacacccatgtacttcttcctggcCAACCTGTCTGTCCTGGAGATTCTCTACACCACTGTCACTGTACCCAAGTTGCTGGCAAGCCTCCTGACATTGGACAAAACCATATCCTTCTCAGGCTGCCTCACCCAACTCTTCCTGTTCATCTCACTGTGCTCCTCCGAGTGCTTCCTCCTGTCCACTATGGCCTGTGATAGGTACCTGGCCATCTGCCGCCCGCTGCACTACCCAGCCATCATGGATTCCAAGCTGTGCCTACAGCTGGCACTCTGTGTCTGGCTGGGCGGCTTCCTGGCTTCCTTTGTGTCTGTTATGCTCATCTCTCGCCTCAGCTTCTGCGGTCCCAACACCCTCAACCACTTCTTCTGTGACATCTCCCCTCTGCTGCAGCTGTCCTGCTCCGACACCACCACCATCGAGCTGCTGGACTTCGCGGTAGCTCTGGCTGTGCTGGCAACCTCATTGCTGGTGACCATAGTCTCTTACATGCACATCCtggccacagtgctcagggtcccaggGAGCACTGGCCGCCAGAAGGCCTTCTCCACCTGCGCCTCCCACCTGGCCGTGGTGGCTATCTTCTATACCGCCACCATCTTCATGTACGCCCGCCCGCGTGCCATCAGTTCCTTTGACCTCAACAAGTTTGTGTCTGTGATCTACTCGGTTGTGACCCCATTGCTCAACCCCATCATCTACTGCTTGAGGAACCGAGACATCAGGGGGGCCCTGGAGAAACTCCTCCGGTGA